The following proteins come from a genomic window of Varunaivibrio sulfuroxidans:
- a CDS encoding SDR family NAD(P)-dependent oxidoreductase yields the protein MRGPLSALRAFVSGASGGVGLAVARMLASGGASLFLTARSADALAKAAFQISQDFAVPVETAVADVTQPVEVEATALECGKIDIAVSCSGYIPPGGLEDIPADRFKQGLLSAVFAPAVMLRELREPLIESDRGLFIVVIDAPDEVRDDDIYAAMSGAALRALVAGGGVAHGFADPFDGEDTTENDETDEGPVEPLLRTVGVLSGRGARGDDLARAVLNVALEPQRWENGATYGYRDILQAE from the coding sequence ATGAGGGGCCCCCTAAGCGCGCTCCGGGCGTTTGTCAGCGGCGCGTCGGGCGGGGTCGGATTGGCCGTCGCGCGGATGCTGGCGTCGGGTGGCGCCTCTTTATTCCTGACCGCCCGCTCCGCCGACGCCCTGGCGAAGGCCGCCTTTCAGATCAGCCAGGACTTCGCGGTCCCGGTGGAGACCGCCGTCGCCGACGTCACCCAGCCGGTCGAGGTCGAGGCGACCGCCCTGGAATGCGGTAAAATCGACATCGCCGTCAGCTGTTCGGGCTATATCCCCCCCGGGGGATTGGAGGACATCCCCGCCGATCGCTTCAAGCAGGGTCTACTTTCCGCCGTGTTCGCCCCCGCCGTGATGTTGCGCGAACTGCGTGAACCGCTGATCGAAAGCGATCGAGGCCTATTCATCGTCGTCATCGACGCCCCCGACGAAGTTCGTGACGACGATATCTATGCCGCGATGAGCGGCGCGGCGCTGCGCGCCTTGGTCGCGGGCGGCGGGGTCGCGCACGGCTTCGCCGACCCCTTCGACGGCGAGGATACGACCGAAAACGACGAAACGGACGAGGGGCCGGTCGAACCCCTGCTACGCACCGTCGGCGTCCTCAGCGGTCGTGGCGCCCGTGGCGACGACCTTGCCCGCGCCGTGCTGAACGTCGCCCTGGAACCGCAACGGTGGGAAAATGGCGCGACCTACGGTTATCGCGACATCCTTCAGGCGGAATAA
- a CDS encoding D-glycero-alpha-D-manno-heptose-1,7-bisphosphate 7-phosphatase, whose protein sequence is MSAPPPPVDPRFAVRADAAPSVMPEGAVFEDGGVWVQRLTPTPDGPPRAALFLDRDGVIVEDEHYLHDPEKVRLTSNAGAIIARANAAGIAVVVVTNQAGIGYGYFGWDDFIAVQARIIENLDNGWGAHFDAVIACPFHAKAKPPFTATDHPARKPGPAMLLKARRLLNLDLSASWIVGDRAIDMLAGRGAGLAGGVHVLSGHGGAPGEREKALACARKDFVVCGANTLDDAQTSIPIIEK, encoded by the coding sequence ATGTCAGCTCCGCCCCCACCCGTCGATCCCCGTTTCGCCGTCCGCGCCGACGCCGCCCCAAGCGTCATGCCCGAGGGCGCCGTCTTCGAGGACGGCGGCGTTTGGGTGCAACGCCTGACCCCGACGCCGGACGGTCCGCCCCGTGCCGCACTGTTCCTCGATCGCGACGGCGTGATCGTCGAGGACGAGCATTACCTACACGACCCCGAAAAAGTGCGCCTAACGTCAAACGCGGGCGCGATCATCGCGCGGGCCAACGCGGCGGGTATCGCCGTCGTCGTCGTCACCAATCAGGCCGGCATCGGCTATGGCTATTTCGGCTGGGACGATTTCATCGCCGTGCAGGCCCGGATCATCGAGAACCTCGATAATGGCTGGGGGGCGCATTTCGACGCCGTGATCGCCTGCCCCTTCCACGCCAAGGCCAAGCCGCCGTTTACCGCCACGGACCATCCGGCGCGCAAGCCCGGCCCCGCCATGCTGCTCAAGGCGCGCCGCCTGTTGAACCTCGACTTATCCGCCTCGTGGATCGTCGGCGATCGCGCCATCGACATGTTGGCCGGGCGGGGCGCCGGGCTTGCCGGCGGCGTTCATGTCCTCAGCGGCCACGGCGGCGCGCCGGGCGAACGGGAAAAAGCCCTGGCGTGCGCACGAAAAGATTTCGTCGTTTGCGGCGCGAACACCCTGGACGACGCCCAAACGTCTATCCCCATTATCGAAAAATAG
- a CDS encoding diguanylate cyclase, with the protein MADEETTVQSRLDALRASYGAHIPGKVAAIKSSFDAVFRGETLDMEAFGALRHLTHQLSGSAATFGYPVLGKSAREIERLCNSTPDGETLDSESVLNLHRNIEKHIVAIERDGTAPLEGKDRETEITPVFAAAPENRKRIFVLTDSEEFSSRTRHELAAFGFEVTITLDMDVLIRALDGDDFDVFIIDSDFSGDEHPGIAAVERARERAQSRSRTLPPIVLSTDRSDLHARIKAVRAGIEVYLSRPLDFSVLVDVLDRYTDSQDVEPYRILVLDDEVSLARYSELILQGAGMICRALSNPMDFLEAVEDFSPELILMDLYMPGIDGEELATALRQNESFAGIPIVFLSGEADLDKQLMALKQGGDDFLTKPVTPEYLISSVKIRVQRFRRLRMLMARDSMTGLYNHTTTKQLLQTEVSRAERDRSTLVLASLDIDHFKRVNDTYGHGVGDNVIKSLSRLLRQRLRGVDIIGRMGGEEFAVIMPDTLGIHAKGVFEDIRNSFSSIEHHAREGNFSVTISCGIAEFPKRAGAAALSDAADRALYAAKHNGRDQVVLD; encoded by the coding sequence ATGGCGGATGAAGAAACCACCGTTCAGTCTCGATTGGATGCTCTGCGCGCCAGCTACGGCGCCCATATTCCGGGAAAGGTCGCGGCGATTAAATCCTCTTTCGATGCGGTTTTTCGAGGTGAAACGCTGGATATGGAAGCCTTCGGTGCGTTGCGCCACCTGACTCATCAACTGTCCGGTTCCGCGGCGACTTTCGGGTACCCGGTCCTGGGAAAATCCGCGCGTGAAATCGAACGCCTCTGTAATTCTACGCCTGACGGTGAAACGCTCGATAGCGAATCCGTTTTAAACCTTCATCGCAACATTGAAAAACATATCGTTGCGATCGAACGCGATGGAACCGCCCCTCTGGAGGGAAAAGACCGAGAGACGGAAATAACGCCGGTTTTCGCCGCCGCACCGGAGAACCGCAAAAGAATTTTCGTCCTTACCGACAGCGAGGAATTTTCTTCGCGAACCCGGCATGAACTCGCCGCCTTTGGGTTTGAGGTGACGATCACGCTGGATATGGATGTCTTGATACGCGCGCTTGACGGGGATGATTTTGATGTTTTTATCATCGACAGCGATTTTTCCGGGGATGAGCATCCCGGCATCGCTGCGGTCGAGCGCGCCCGCGAGCGTGCGCAAAGTCGATCACGCACTCTTCCTCCCATTGTTTTGAGCACCGACCGCAGCGATCTTCACGCCCGCATAAAAGCCGTGCGCGCGGGCATCGAAGTGTACCTGAGCAGACCCTTGGATTTTTCCGTGTTGGTCGATGTGTTGGACCGTTATACGGACTCCCAGGATGTGGAGCCCTATCGTATCTTGGTGCTTGACGACGAGGTTAGCCTGGCACGATACAGCGAGTTGATTTTACAGGGCGCGGGCATGATTTGTCGGGCGTTGTCCAATCCGATGGATTTTTTGGAGGCGGTCGAGGATTTTTCTCCGGAATTGATTCTGATGGATTTGTACATGCCCGGAATCGATGGCGAGGAACTGGCGACGGCTTTGCGGCAAAATGAAAGTTTTGCGGGAATTCCAATCGTTTTTCTGTCCGGCGAGGCGGATCTGGATAAACAACTCATGGCGCTAAAACAAGGTGGCGACGATTTCCTTACCAAGCCGGTTACCCCGGAGTATCTGATTTCATCCGTTAAAATACGGGTGCAGAGATTTCGTCGTCTGCGTATGTTGATGGCGCGTGACAGCATGACCGGGCTGTATAACCACACAACGACGAAGCAACTGTTGCAAACCGAAGTTTCCCGCGCCGAACGCGATCGGAGTACATTGGTCTTGGCGTCGTTGGATATCGATCATTTCAAGCGGGTCAACGACACCTATGGTCACGGCGTCGGCGACAACGTCATCAAGAGCCTGTCGAGATTGCTTCGCCAACGCTTGCGTGGGGTCGATATTATCGGACGCATGGGCGGCGAGGAATTCGCGGTGATCATGCCCGACACGCTGGGCATTCACGCCAAGGGCGTGTTCGAGGATATCCGGAATTCCTTTTCCAGTATCGAGCATCATGCCCGCGAGGGAAATTTTAGTGTGACGATCAGTTGCGGGATCGCCGAATTTCCCAAACGCGCCGGCGCCGCGGCGTTGTCGGACGCCGCCGACAGGGCGCTTTACGCGGCCAAGCATAATGGGCGCGATCAGGTCGTCCTGGATTGA
- a CDS encoding response regulator codes for MPPPLKKILYVEDDLDIQIVARMALQTVGGFTLEVCSSGREAVEIAPMFVPDLVLLDVMMPQMDGPSTLRALRELSVTKTTPTIFMTAKVMPSDVARYREIGAVDVIAKPFDPMNLSLEIQNIWKRHHDGG; via the coding sequence ATGCCCCCTCCTCTGAAGAAAATTCTTTATGTCGAAGATGATTTGGATATTCAAATCGTCGCACGGATGGCTTTGCAAACCGTCGGCGGGTTTACTTTGGAGGTGTGTAGTTCGGGACGCGAGGCGGTTGAAATCGCGCCGATGTTCGTTCCCGATCTTGTCTTGCTGGATGTCATGATGCCGCAGATGGATGGGCCGAGCACCCTGCGCGCCTTGCGCGAATTGAGCGTCACGAAAACGACGCCGACCATATTCATGACGGCGAAGGTCATGCCGTCCGATGTTGCGCGATATCGTGAAATCGGCGCGGTTGACGTGATCGCAAAGCCCTTCGACCCGATGAACCTTTCTCTTGAAATTCAAAATATCTGGAAAAGACACCACGATGGCGGATGA
- a CDS encoding PAS domain S-box protein codes for MRIEKAVRREVGALLSTVLHATREDISSWYDWRADDARAAVMTDGVVPAVRDLLDAHVGSKNLLAAPAQHVLRAKMRPFMINKGYLGYFVISPDGINLASSRDVNVGVRSLLNEDPNFLSAIFSGHNAISRPQISDVPLPDATGALMASPPTLFVGVPIFLPKSDHVIAAFAFRIDTVSDFSAIFANWRLGKSGETYAVGADGLLLSESRFDEDLRKIGLLPSGVPSMLHIHVRDPGGDIAQGYKPRQPRHLQPLTQIVQGIADDESKFRIKEYRDYRGVDVLGVRLWDSKFNFGIVAKINADEALKTLHTQQYMIWGVIFLAIGLMVVLAVFVHRSRTDSEALTMRTQAILDNAIDGILTIDLLGIVRSFNPAAERIFGYRASDVIGQKMSSLLAGEEKQVGGVDIDKYLSEKSDGAADAWQVIRGKRKSGAQFPMDIAITKIRVGEKYLYLGTVRDITERRHAEETLRQSEERLKNAQRIAHLGSWSWNFDQDEMIWSDEIFRIFGLRPKEIQPTFARFMKIVHPQDRTRVEGALRNSWDGKKGFHFEHRILLANGNQRTVQEIGEIVSDDVGNIVRMDATVHNITERKQAEMAKSEFVATVSHELRTPMTSIHGSLGLLLGGAAGTLGSKKKELVELAYNSSERLVRLINDILDFEKLEAGSMNFNMIEYPLNDLLDQAVDANASYAEKFQVKLERLPIFGDAFVLVDIDRFAQVMANLLSNAIKFSPPGASIEISAQVRGKNVRVSVTDHGPGIPEEFRGQIFQKFTQADSSDTRAKGGTGLGLSITRSMINNMHGVLSFETHLGRGTIFYFDLPLMLRSRMPPQEGETSHDTLRILICGDDHATAMHLKETVVAAGGRADIARTLKRASKLQQANAYVAMILDIASTGSDAIALLHRIHREKNGDECPVIAVSAVYSDNKENLLRGGIGVVEWLDEPIDFLKLKSTVKEVLDAGKSADVLYIETGEDNAHVHSQVIDSSVGLLRARNVLEARRIVARDNIGLVLLDVTPQNTTGIELLSGLERPDGATVPVLVLSAEGIEDDGAGRVVAILMKTETEEEFRLKIRGMINDVAT; via the coding sequence ATGCGGATCGAGAAAGCCGTGCGCCGGGAAGTCGGCGCCCTGCTTTCGACCGTGTTGCACGCCACCCGCGAGGATATCTCATCTTGGTATGATTGGCGCGCCGACGACGCCCGCGCGGCGGTCATGACCGACGGCGTCGTGCCCGCCGTGCGCGACTTGCTCGATGCTCATGTTGGGTCGAAAAACCTTTTGGCCGCGCCGGCGCAGCATGTATTGCGGGCTAAAATGCGGCCCTTCATGATCAATAAAGGTTATTTGGGGTACTTCGTCATATCGCCCGATGGAATTAACTTGGCCTCCAGCCGAGATGTAAATGTCGGCGTGCGCAGCCTACTTAACGAAGATCCGAATTTTTTGAGCGCCATATTTTCCGGCCACAATGCAATCAGCCGACCTCAGATATCCGATGTTCCTCTGCCCGACGCCACGGGCGCGTTGATGGCTTCGCCCCCCACCTTGTTCGTTGGGGTGCCGATTTTCTTACCGAAGAGCGATCACGTCATCGCGGCATTCGCCTTTCGTATCGACACCGTTAGTGATTTTTCCGCGATTTTCGCCAATTGGCGCCTTGGGAAATCCGGCGAGACCTATGCCGTCGGGGCGGATGGTCTGTTGTTGAGTGAAAGCCGGTTTGATGAAGACCTTAGAAAGATAGGCCTGCTGCCTTCCGGCGTTCCGTCAATGCTGCACATTCATGTACGCGATCCCGGCGGAGACATAGCGCAAGGCTATAAGCCGCGCCAACCCCGTCATTTGCAGCCCTTGACGCAAATCGTACAAGGGATCGCCGATGACGAATCGAAATTTAGAATCAAGGAATATCGCGATTATCGGGGGGTTGACGTTCTGGGGGTGCGGCTTTGGGATTCCAAATTCAATTTTGGGATCGTGGCCAAGATAAACGCCGATGAGGCCCTGAAGACGCTTCACACCCAGCAGTATATGATCTGGGGCGTTATTTTTCTGGCGATCGGTTTGATGGTCGTGTTGGCCGTTTTTGTCCATCGGAGCCGCACCGATAGCGAAGCTCTAACCATGCGCACCCAAGCGATTTTGGACAACGCCATCGATGGTATCCTCACGATTGATCTTCTTGGGATCGTGCGTAGTTTCAACCCGGCGGCCGAGCGTATTTTCGGATATCGGGCCTCGGACGTCATCGGTCAAAAAATGTCGTCGCTGCTGGCCGGCGAGGAGAAACAGGTGGGCGGCGTCGATATCGATAAATATCTTTCTGAAAAAAGCGATGGCGCCGCCGATGCGTGGCAAGTGATCAGGGGAAAACGAAAAAGTGGCGCGCAATTCCCCATGGATATCGCCATCACCAAAATCCGGGTTGGGGAAAAATACCTTTATTTGGGAACCGTGCGCGATATCACCGAACGCCGTCATGCCGAGGAGACCTTGCGCCAATCCGAAGAAAGGTTGAAAAATGCCCAGCGGATTGCGCATTTGGGGAGCTGGAGTTGGAATTTCGACCAGGATGAAATGATTTGGTCCGATGAAATTTTCCGAATTTTCGGTCTTCGTCCGAAGGAAATTCAGCCGACGTTCGCGCGGTTCATGAAGATCGTGCATCCACAGGACCGCACTCGCGTGGAAGGCGCCCTACGAAACAGCTGGGACGGCAAGAAGGGGTTTCATTTTGAGCATCGAATTTTGCTGGCCAATGGAAATCAGCGCACGGTGCAGGAAATTGGCGAGATCGTCTCCGACGATGTTGGGAATATTGTCCGTATGGATGCGACGGTGCATAACATTACCGAACGCAAGCAGGCGGAAATGGCGAAAAGCGAATTTGTCGCTACCGTAAGCCATGAACTGCGTACCCCGATGACATCTATTCACGGCTCTTTGGGCTTATTGCTGGGGGGCGCCGCGGGCACGCTCGGAAGCAAGAAAAAAGAACTGGTCGAATTGGCGTACAACAGCTCGGAACGTCTGGTTCGCCTGATCAACGATATTCTCGATTTCGAGAAACTCGAAGCGGGCAGCATGAATTTCAATATGATCGAGTATCCACTGAATGACTTACTCGATCAGGCGGTGGACGCCAACGCCTCCTACGCGGAGAAATTTCAGGTAAAATTGGAACGATTGCCGATCTTCGGTGATGCGTTCGTTCTTGTCGATATCGACCGCTTCGCGCAAGTCATGGCCAACCTCCTGTCCAACGCCATTAAATTTTCACCTCCCGGCGCAAGTATTGAAATATCGGCCCAGGTGCGGGGAAAAAATGTGCGCGTAAGCGTGACCGACCATGGACCGGGAATCCCGGAAGAATTTCGGGGACAGATCTTTCAGAAATTTACCCAGGCCGATTCATCGGATACCCGGGCCAAAGGAGGGACCGGGCTGGGGTTGAGCATCACGCGTTCGATGATTAACAACATGCATGGCGTTTTATCCTTCGAAACCCATTTGGGCCGTGGAACGATATTTTATTTCGACCTTCCCCTGATGCTCCGCTCGCGGATGCCCCCTCAAGAGGGGGAAACGTCGCACGACACGTTGCGTATCCTGATTTGCGGGGACGATCACGCCACCGCCATGCATTTGAAAGAAACGGTAGTTGCGGCGGGCGGACGGGCGGATATTGCGAGGACGCTCAAGCGCGCTTCTAAATTGCAACAGGCGAACGCATACGTGGCGATGATTTTGGATATCGCTTCGACGGGGTCCGACGCAATTGCGCTTTTGCATCGAATACACAGGGAAAAGAATGGCGACGAATGCCCCGTCATCGCCGTTTCAGCCGTGTATTCCGACAATAAGGAAAACCTGTTGAGAGGAGGGATTGGGGTTGTGGAGTGGCTCGACGAGCCGATTGATTTTTTGAAATTGAAGAGCACCGTCAAGGAGGTTTTGGATGCAGGGAAGAGCGCCGATGTGCTGTATATTGAAACTGGTGAAGACAATGCGCATGTGCATTCACAAGTGATTGATTCCAGTGTCGGCCTATTGAGGGCTCGGAACGTTCTCGAGGCGAGGAGAATTGTTGCGCGGGACAATATCGGCCTCGTGTTGCTTGACGTGACGCCGCAAAATACAACCGGGATCGAATTATTATCCGGTCTGGAGCGCCCCGATGGCGCAACCGTTCCGGTTCTTGTTCTTTCCGCAGAGGGGATCGAAGATGATGGGGCCGGCCGGGTTGTTGCTATCCTCATGAAAACAGAGACCGAAGAAGAATTTCGTTTGAAAATCAGGGGGATGATAAATGACGTCGCAACGTAA
- a CDS encoding MarR family winged helix-turn-helix transcriptional regulator — protein sequence MTIKKEYLELTRLVERLHRRFLDVLRVELNRMDVRDVNSVQALLLANIGDEKIIIRDLVERGYYQGSNVSYNIKKLVELGYLDQERSTHDKRSVSVSLTDKARHVVARIRELEERNAQALDDAGLDGGALDSVAVALRRVERTWTDYIHYG from the coding sequence GTGACAATTAAAAAAGAATATCTTGAGTTGACGCGTCTCGTGGAGCGGCTGCACCGGCGGTTCTTAGACGTCCTTAGGGTGGAATTGAATAGGATGGACGTTCGCGACGTCAATTCCGTTCAAGCCCTACTTTTGGCCAATATCGGCGATGAGAAAATCATCATCCGGGATTTGGTGGAGCGGGGCTATTACCAGGGCTCGAACGTGTCGTACAACATCAAAAAATTGGTTGAGCTGGGTTATCTCGATCAGGAACGTTCCACGCACGATAAGCGCTCCGTCAGTGTGTCGTTGACCGATAAGGCGCGCCATGTCGTCGCGCGAATCAGGGAACTGGAAGAACGTAACGCACAGGCTTTGGACGATGCGGGGCTGGACGGCGGTGCGCTCGATAGCGTCGCGGTCGCCCTGCGCCGGGTCGAGAGAACGTGGACCGATTATATTCACTACGGATGA
- a CDS encoding DUF6166 domain-containing protein, with protein MIQVTVDDRPLALPPAHGGGAETLGGRVFEWGYEGGGPYQLSLAILADHFDDSIKANEHYRSFCESVVSQLDDSWQLTSSQIDGALEGVVRVDMTFEDLLRKLRGAR; from the coding sequence GTGATACAGGTCACTGTTGATGATCGCCCCCTGGCCCTGCCCCCGGCGCATGGCGGGGGCGCCGAGACGTTGGGCGGTCGTGTTTTCGAGTGGGGGTATGAGGGGGGAGGACCGTATCAATTATCCTTGGCCATATTGGCCGACCACTTCGACGACTCGATCAAGGCGAACGAACATTATCGTTCATTTTGCGAAAGCGTGGTTTCGCAATTGGACGACTCGTGGCAGTTGACGTCATCCCAAATCGACGGCGCTCTGGAGGGCGTGGTCCGGGTCGATATGACCTTCGAAGACTTGCTTCGGAAATTACGGGGCGCGCGCTGA
- the cpaB gene encoding Flp pilus assembly protein CpaB, with product MRILVIALIFVAVTLAGGTAFLVRSYLHTQQTEIAQQAPKIQSAKILVASSALPVGTVVTSHNTEYRDWPEDGVADGYLVKSQGEDPLAKIEKDKHIVRHALAKGEPITMDKLYASGAPGFLPGVIAPGKRAIAIKVSAESSASGFILPDDRVDVVLTHNLARKVLAENKKKLNINKLIVVENTTETILKNIRVLALDQKVSDFKDGAMLAKTVLLEVTPRQAQILATAKAMGKLDLTLRSAEPRSGAKTAALGIKRPPYTTDVQVSPFLSQIGKELSAGLPKARSVPTARRKSAPAPSPTITIYRGTSSATGATAK from the coding sequence ATGCGCATTCTCGTCATCGCTTTAATCTTCGTGGCCGTCACGCTCGCCGGTGGGACAGCCTTTCTTGTGCGCAGTTACCTGCACACGCAACAGACCGAGATCGCTCAACAAGCGCCAAAGATACAATCGGCGAAGATTCTTGTCGCCTCCAGCGCCCTTCCGGTCGGCACCGTGGTCACCAGCCACAACACCGAGTATCGCGACTGGCCCGAGGATGGAGTCGCCGACGGTTATTTGGTCAAATCCCAAGGCGAAGACCCTCTCGCAAAAATCGAAAAAGACAAGCATATCGTCCGCCATGCCCTGGCCAAGGGTGAGCCGATCACGATGGACAAGTTGTACGCCAGCGGCGCGCCCGGCTTTCTGCCCGGTGTCATCGCGCCGGGAAAACGCGCCATCGCGATTAAAGTCAGCGCGGAAAGTTCGGCGTCCGGGTTCATCCTGCCCGACGATCGGGTGGATGTCGTCTTGACCCACAACCTTGCCCGAAAGGTGTTGGCGGAAAACAAGAAGAAATTGAATATCAACAAGCTGATCGTCGTCGAAAACACCACCGAAACCATTTTGAAAAATATTCGCGTCCTGGCCTTGGATCAGAAGGTCAGCGACTTCAAGGATGGCGCCATGCTGGCGAAAACGGTGCTTCTTGAGGTCACCCCCAGACAGGCGCAAATCCTGGCCACGGCGAAGGCCATGGGCAAGCTGGACCTGACGTTGCGCAGCGCCGAACCGCGGAGCGGCGCGAAAACGGCGGCTCTCGGAATCAAACGTCCTCCCTACACCACGGATGTTCAGGTCAGCCCCTTTTTGTCCCAAATCGGCAAGGAATTAAGCGCGGGCCTTCCCAAAGCGCGGAGCGTCCCCACGGCCCGGCGAAAATCCGCTCCCGCGCCGTCACCGACAATCACGATCTACCGCGGAACGTCATCAGCAACAGGAGCAACCGCCAAATGA
- a CDS encoding type II and III secretion system protein family protein: MKPKKTVHAGLVLAVFTVATSSLAPARAQAQEVPSYSPTPPRAAPVAPVIPAKLDPQTMPQITPGEVIGVELNKAVAIKVTTPVRNVILADPNIADVIIPGQGVRGAPKRHFVYVVARKIGSTSVMFEDAKGEIILKSEIRVHLDTASLKSAFKDLLPEEKIEVSAHGDSLFLKGFVRSPGVSAKALEIAKRYVPKSLNVVNMLQILGSQQVIMRVRISELQREAVKHLGVNLSVSNQLLRGAVSLATVGATDLSAANFISNPPFGTGSIGLPYKSSAAFSALERQGVIKTLAEPTLTAISGENANFLSGGEFPFPVGLDTNGLPIIKFKEFGIRLDATPTVISKNRINLILSTEVSQLSTDGQVKIGTLTVNSISTRRTQTTVDLPSGGSVMIAGLMKNNESNKIRGLPFLKDLPILGQLFRSESFQRDQTELVIIVTAYLAKSTGNDKPLNLPTDGFASASDMDVYLLGRLNKEYLKKDLPPYVTPLSGPYGYIME, from the coding sequence ATGAAGCCCAAAAAGACGGTCCATGCGGGGTTGGTTTTGGCTGTTTTCACTGTAGCGACATCATCGCTCGCCCCCGCGCGCGCGCAGGCGCAGGAAGTGCCCTCATACAGCCCCACGCCCCCCCGCGCCGCGCCGGTGGCGCCCGTCATTCCCGCCAAACTCGACCCGCAAACTATGCCTCAGATTACACCGGGGGAGGTCATCGGCGTCGAATTGAACAAAGCGGTCGCCATCAAGGTGACGACGCCGGTACGCAACGTTATTCTGGCCGACCCCAACATCGCGGACGTCATCATTCCCGGTCAGGGGGTCCGCGGCGCGCCCAAACGCCATTTCGTCTATGTCGTGGCGCGCAAGATCGGTTCGACCAGCGTCATGTTCGAAGACGCCAAGGGTGAAATTATTTTAAAATCGGAGATCCGCGTTCATCTCGACACCGCGAGCCTGAAAAGCGCATTCAAGGATCTTCTGCCGGAAGAAAAGATCGAGGTCAGCGCCCATGGCGACAGCCTTTTCCTTAAGGGGTTTGTCCGTTCACCCGGGGTTTCCGCCAAGGCGCTCGAAATCGCCAAGCGCTACGTGCCCAAATCGTTGAACGTGGTCAACATGCTGCAAATCCTGGGCAGTCAACAGGTCATCATGCGGGTGCGTATTTCCGAACTGCAACGCGAGGCCGTCAAACATCTGGGCGTCAATCTTTCGGTAAGCAACCAGCTCCTGCGCGGCGCGGTGTCGCTGGCGACCGTCGGCGCGACGGATCTCAGCGCCGCCAACTTCATCAGCAATCCACCGTTTGGCACCGGGTCGATCGGACTGCCGTACAAAAGCTCCGCCGCCTTCAGCGCGCTGGAACGCCAGGGCGTCATCAAAACCCTGGCGGAGCCGACGCTGACCGCCATTTCCGGGGAAAACGCCAATTTTCTTTCCGGTGGCGAGTTTCCCTTCCCCGTCGGATTGGACACCAACGGCCTGCCGATCATCAAATTCAAGGAGTTCGGCATCCGCCTGGACGCGACCCCGACGGTGATCAGCAAAAACCGCATCAATCTTATTCTTTCGACCGAGGTCAGCCAACTATCCACCGATGGCCAGGTCAAAATCGGCACCCTGACGGTCAACAGCATTTCGACCCGACGCACGCAAACCACCGTGGACCTGCCCAGCGGCGGCTCGGTGATGATCGCCGGGCTGATGAAAAACAATGAATCCAACAAAATTCGCGGCCTACCGTTTCTCAAGGATCTGCCCATATTGGGGCAATTGTTCCGCAGCGAGTCTTTCCAGCGCGATCAGACCGAATTGGTGATTATCGTCACCGCCTATCTCGCGAAGTCCACCGGCAACGACAAACCTCTCAACCTGCCGACCGACGGCTTCGCGTCGGCGAGCGACATGGACGTCTATCTCCTTGGGCGGTTGAACAAGGAATATCTGAAAAAAGACCTGCCGCCTTATGTCACCCCCCTGTCCGGCCCTTACGGCTATATCATGGAGTAA
- a CDS encoding CpaD family pilus assembly protein, giving the protein MASLSFSSLPVCKRFLVALLGLVALSGCAATQNTATSTLSDDYRVNHPLKVGRERVSITLNIPSGDGAPPHADTQRFMGFLRDYIARGHGAVVVETGYPEKARAMLTSRGLRDDEMTFILAKDSGRTMILSFSTNRAIVPKCGDWSSSSGFNPGNKIHSNFGCAFQRNIGLMVDDPGDLIQSQPMAARPAFNSDLAIENYTNRVNAPVKNSGQQAATPAPAPAAPSTTTVK; this is encoded by the coding sequence ATGGCGTCTCTTTCCTTTTCATCGCTTCCCGTATGCAAGCGGTTCCTTGTCGCCTTACTCGGCCTCGTCGCCCTGTCGGGTTGCGCGGCGACGCAAAACACCGCGACCTCCACGCTAAGTGACGATTACCGCGTCAATCACCCCCTCAAAGTCGGGCGCGAGCGCGTTTCGATAACGCTGAACATCCCCTCCGGCGATGGCGCGCCGCCGCACGCGGACACCCAACGCTTCATGGGTTTCCTGCGCGATTACATCGCACGTGGCCACGGCGCGGTGGTCGTTGAAACGGGCTATCCCGAAAAAGCCCGCGCGATGCTGACGAGCCGAGGTCTCCGCGACGATGAAATGACCTTCATCCTCGCCAAGGATAGCGGTCGGACCATGATTTTAAGTTTTTCCACCAATCGGGCCATCGTTCCCAAATGTGGAGACTGGTCCAGTTCCTCGGGCTTCAACCCCGGCAATAAAATTCACTCCAATTTCGGCTGCGCCTTCCAGCGCAACATTGGCTTGATGGTGGACGACCCCGGCGATCTGATCCAGTCCCAACCGATGGCCGCCCGTCCGGCCTTCAATTCGGACTTGGCGATTGAAAACTATACCAATCGTGTCAACGCCCCGGTCAAAAACTCCGGACAACAGGCCGCCACGCCCGCGCCCGCCCCGGCCGCGCCTTCGACAACCACCGTCAAATGA